Sequence from the Acidobacteriota bacterium genome:
GGGAGTGAAGCCGGGAGTGCTCCTTCGGTCGGGCTCCGCCCTCCCTGCGGAGCACGCCCGCTCGTTGCCCATCGACCCCCTTGGAGATATGCTTAGCCCTACATAAAGAAGACTGGCCGTGTAAACCATGTATGCGGTTTATTGTGTAAACCATGAATGGATTGCACAGAAGCCGAGCCGCAGGCGAAGGCTGATGCGGAGGGGGGCATACGCGACGCCGCAAAGCAGCGCCGAATGGCGAAGGTTGATGCGGTGGGGGGTGGACGCCGCGTTGCCAGGCAGCGACGCGTGGCCGCGCCGGGTCCCTTCAGTGCCGCCGTGAATTTCTGCAGGAGTGCGCCCTGCCTGTTACCGACCCGGAGCGCCTCAGTTCGAAGACTCGAACTGAGCCGTGTGAAGGCGAATGTAGGTCCTGGTTCCCTTGAGCGCCTCATTGGCCTGGGCCAGGTCCCAGGGGGTCTTGCCCTCCGCATCTTGAGCATTGGGGTCGGCTCCCGCCGAAAGCAGGAGATCGATCACGGCTGGAACCTTGCCGCTGGCTGCGGCCTGATGCAAGGGAGTACGGCCCTTGACGTCTCGCGCCGCCAGGTCTGAACCGGCCGTGAGCAGTACCCTTGTCACCGCTGGATTCCGGTTGGCACGAGCCGCATCGTGCAGCGGCGTGTTGCCGGACTTGTTCCGTACGTTCGGATCGGCCCCGCCCTCAAGCAACGCTTCCAACACTTGCGGATTACCGTTCCCCCAGGCCGCCAGTATCAGAGCGGTATTCCCATTCTTGCTAAGAGCGTCCGGTTTTGCTCCCGCCTTCAGCAGTGTCTTGACCACCACCGGATTCTTGCTGTTCCAGGCCGCGAAGTGCAGAGGCGTGCGGCCATTTTCCGTCTGCGCTCCGACGTCGCTGCCGGCTTCAAGACAGGAGGTTACGTCCTCGACCGTCGCTGCCAGGAAATACTCCCGCGTGTTCCAATTTTCGCAGACAGGGCCCGGCTGAGCCGCAAGCGTGGAAGCAACCAGCAATAGCACAAACCAGCTTCCGGAAAAAATGGACTTGAATGTCATGGCGTCACCCTTACTTGTAAGTTACTCCAGATCGGCAATGCATCGGTAGGTCCAAGCTCCCCCGGCAGGGCAAGAGATCGGGCTTTTTGCCTTTGGCCTCTTTCCGTCCACGGATTGCTCCAGCGAGGGTCCTGCAGAGCCTGCCGATCGGTCAGACTCTCCAGGAAAGCAATCAGATTGCGCCGATCGGCCTTGCTGAGTTTCAGAGGCTCGATGGATTTGCTCTGCTGAGGATTGGGGGCGCGGCCGCCGGCTACGTAGTGATCGAGCACTTCCTCGAGCGTTCGAATGCTGCCGTCGTGCATGTAGGGAGCGGTGACGGCAATGTTGCGCAGGGAGGGGATTCGAAACTTCCCGACGTCTGCAATCTCGCCCGTGTGCCGGTGGAGGCCCGTGTTATCGGCGGGATAGACAATCGGACCCGAAAGGTTGTAGAGGCCGGTATTGTGGAACATGAATACCGGTGGGGAATCCGGCGGGCTGGAGGCGGTCTTGGAACCGCCGTCCAGATTCAATCCCAAATCGATGGACACATTGTGGCCCATGTGACAGCCGGCGCAACGGGTCCGGATGGAGAAGAACAAATTCCTCCCCCGGTGGGCCGCCATCGACATGGCAGAGGCCTCCCGGTCAAAGCGATACCGGTCAAAGGGCGACCGGAACGAGACGATCGAGCGCAGAAACGAGGCCAGCGCCATCACGATATTGGCCCTGTTGACGGGAGAGTCCTCTTCGGGAAACGACGACGCGAAGAGTTGCCGATACACCGGGTCCCGTGCCAGCTCGGCGTAGACTCGCTCCTCCTGTCCGGCCAGGCCCAGCTCAACAGGATCCGTTCCCAGCATGGGCACGAGAATCTGTTCTTCGAAGGTCGTCAGCGACGGGTTGGCCCAAGTCAGGGCGTCGCGGTAGGCCGCATTGATGAGCGACATGGCGCTCCGGGGATGGGTTTCTCCGGTGGAACCGACCGCTAATGCCCGTCCGTCCGTAAAGGCCAGCTCCTGCCGGTGACAGGTGGCGCAGGCCTGGGTCCCGTTGCCCGAGAGCCGCGTGTCGTAGAAGAGGTGCCGGCCCAGATCCACCCGTTCCCGTGTCATCGGCGAGTCTGCCGGCACCCGCGGCTCCGGCACGCCCTTGGGAAGCTCCCAGGGGAAAGACTGTTGACCGGCAACAGTCTGGGCGCCAAGCAGCCCCAACAAAAGCAGCGGAAGAATGCGACCCGGCATCCTCGAGAGGTTGGCGTGCAGTTTCAATTCTTTTCAGTCCCGGGTCCGGCGGAATGGATTGACATTGGTTTACCCGGATATCGCGGCCCGGGCAGGCGGCATCGGTCCCGGAAATCCTGTAAAATACTGTTGGAAAAGAGTTTGATCCGATTTCTCCAGGACAGCCCAATGCCAACGCAGTCTACCACCAAACCGCCGGAGTTTGAAGGCTTCCGGGAAGCCGGAGAGAAATGTGGGACAGGATGAACCTTAGCGGGTGTACGGCGCGGTCATGATGCGGTAAACTAGGCGCATGAAAATACCGCATTGTCGTTCCATTCTTGTTCCCTTGCTTCTCTCCCTCGTCTCTCCGGCCCTGGCTACCCAGGACACCTGCGCGGACCGTTCCATCGTGGCCGGCGCCGTCCGGACCTTGCAGGACGCCAAGACTCTGACCCAATGCGCCTACGAGTTTGTCCATGAGGTGGGCTTCGAGGAGGCTCGCAGGGCCTTCAACGAGGACGAACGCTGGAAGAACGGCCCGACCTATGTCTTCGTCTCCGAAGTCACGCCGTTGAGCGACCAGGCCCGGCTGTTCGTCTTTCCCCCGGCCCGGTACAGGGAAGGGGGCTCGCTTGGACTGTTGATCGATGTCTACGGCAACGACTACTACAAGGAGCAGCACCGTATCGCGAGCGGATTCGGCGAGGGCTTCATCTACTACTCCTTCCTCAACCCGGCCACGGGCAGGGACGAGCCCAAGGCGACCTACATCAAGAGCATCGACTGGATGGGTAACTCGGCTGCCATTGGCGTAGGGGTGTACCGGCGTGACCTGCCCGGCACCTGCCGGAGCGAGGAGGTCAACGCCGCCATGCTCGACTCCGATCCGTCGGAGGCGCGTTTGCAGGAGTTTGTTCGCTGCGCCGCCATGGATCTGGATTCGAGGGGCTATTTCGCCTCGACCAGCCTGGCCAACGACCCCCGCTGGCGTAGCGGCTCCATCTACCTGTTCGGCCTGGACACTTACGGCTACACCTTCTTCAGCGGCTCCCGCGAGGCTTCCTGGATCGGGTCCGAGTTGTCTTCCAATTATGTCGGCGGCTTCGGCGGGCGGAATGTTCTGGGAGTTGCCGATGCTTTCGGTGAGTCTTTCCTCTACTACTCCAACCGGAATCCGGCCACCGGCCAGTGGCAGCGCAAGGTGACCTTCATCAAGAGGGTAACCTCCTTCGGAGTTCCGGTGCTCATCGGCGCGGGCTACTACCTGGATTGAAGCCGGATGGACGGAAGCGCGGTCGCTGGAGACGGGTCCCGGCAGGAAGCCGGCTCGGCCCACGCCAGCCATTCACCCTGCCGTTCAGAAGCGGTACTTCAGTCCGAGCGTCACCCCCCAATACTGGAAGCTGTGCACCCTCACCGTTCCCGAGAACGGCGTGGTCCCGTCTGCCCGCACCGGCTCGTGGCTGCGGATAATGGACCACACCACATCCTGGGCCAGCTCCCCGAAGCGGGACCAGTGGGCGTTGAGCCCGATGGAAGTGCGTTCGCCCAACGCGTAGTCCAGGCCACCCAGGATCTGAAAGCCGGGAAGCGTGCCGCTTAGATCCGGTTTCAGCAGGCTGACCGTGCCGGCGGCCGCTGCCGGCCGGTCGGCGAGGGTGAGTGGGGGTTCCACGTCCTGGTACCCCTGGTCAAGCGTCTTGCGGACCAGGCGCCGGGTGTAGCGCAGGTCGGTGCGTGCCATGCCGGCGCCGGCGCCCAGGAAGGGTGTCCAGCGCGAGTCGTTGGGGAAGTCGAAGTAGAGGTTGGCGAAGACCTGGTGGACGCGGTAGTTGGAGATCGACTCGGTTGGGGGGGACACCGGGCTCCATTCCAGGGCTTTGCTGACCACGGCCTGGTTGGTGGTCGATTCGATGAGCGGGGACACATCGCCGCCCTGGGTCCGGGCCCGATACTCGAACTCGATGCGCGGCCGGCCGAAGGCATAACCGGCGCTGAGGCCGCCCGT
This genomic interval carries:
- a CDS encoding outer membrane beta-barrel protein, producing the protein MLVACLLAAAAAGAQDNHRGAYVGLNLGLTSSARLDSSLSAVTNPTKCDRLLYDDPALVPSSAPECTDTTLRQLSSNGFSPGLGFTGGLSAGYAFGRPRIEFEYRARTQGGDVSPLIESTTNQAVVSKALEWSPVSPPTESISNYRVHQVFANLYFDFPNDSRWTPFLGAGAGMARTDLRYTRRLVRKTLDQGYQDVEPPLTLADRPAAAAGTVSLLKPDLSGTLPGFQILGGLDYALGERTSIGLNAHWSRFGELAQDVVWSIIRSHEPVRADGTTPFSGTVRVHSFQYWGVTLGLKYRF
- a CDS encoding di-heme enzyme; this encodes MKLHANLSRMPGRILPLLLLGLLGAQTVAGQQSFPWELPKGVPEPRVPADSPMTRERVDLGRHLFYDTRLSGNGTQACATCHRQELAFTDGRALAVGSTGETHPRSAMSLINAAYRDALTWANPSLTTFEEQILVPMLGTDPVELGLAGQEERVYAELARDPVYRQLFASSFPEEDSPVNRANIVMALASFLRSIVSFRSPFDRYRFDREASAMSMAAHRGRNLFFSIRTRCAGCHMGHNVSIDLGLNLDGGSKTASSPPDSPPVFMFHNTGLYNLSGPIVYPADNTGLHRHTGEIADVGKFRIPSLRNIAVTAPYMHDGSIRTLEEVLDHYVAGGRAPNPQQSKSIEPLKLSKADRRNLIAFLESLTDRQALQDPRWSNPWTERGQRQKARSLALPGELGPTDALPIWSNLQVRVTP
- a CDS encoding cache domain-containing protein, which codes for MKIPHCRSILVPLLLSLVSPALATQDTCADRSIVAGAVRTLQDAKTLTQCAYEFVHEVGFEEARRAFNEDERWKNGPTYVFVSEVTPLSDQARLFVFPPARYREGGSLGLLIDVYGNDYYKEQHRIASGFGEGFIYYSFLNPATGRDEPKATYIKSIDWMGNSAAIGVGVYRRDLPGTCRSEEVNAAMLDSDPSEARLQEFVRCAAMDLDSRGYFASTSLANDPRWRSGSIYLFGLDTYGYTFFSGSREASWIGSELSSNYVGGFGGRNVLGVADAFGESFLYYSNRNPATGQWQRKVTFIKRVTSFGVPVLIGAGYYLD
- a CDS encoding ankyrin repeat domain-containing protein, which gives rise to MTFKSIFSGSWFVLLLVASTLAAQPGPVCENWNTREYFLAATVEDVTSCLEAGSDVGAQTENGRTPLHFAAWNSKNPVVVKTLLKAGAKPDALSKNGNTALILAAWGNGNPQVLEALLEGGADPNVRNKSGNTPLHDAARANRNPAVTRVLLTAGSDLAARDVKGRTPLHQAAASGKVPAVIDLLLSAGADPNAQDAEGKTPWDLAQANEALKGTRTYIRLHTAQFESSN